A region of Paenimyroides aestuarii DNA encodes the following proteins:
- a CDS encoding nucleotide pyrophosphohydrolase — MNIKNAQLEVDNWIKEHGVRYFNELTNMAQLTEEVGEVARIIARRYGEQSEKESDKNKDLGEELADVVFVVLCLANQTGVNLQEAFDKKMHLKTNRDHDRHHNNQKLK, encoded by the coding sequence ATGAATATAAAAAACGCACAACTAGAAGTTGACAATTGGATAAAAGAACACGGTGTTCGTTATTTCAACGAACTAACAAATATGGCACAACTTACAGAAGAAGTAGGTGAAGTAGCCCGAATTATTGCCCGCAGATATGGCGAACAGTCTGAAAAAGAAAGCGATAAAAACAAAGATTTAGGCGAAGAATTGGCAGATGTGGTTTTTGTGGTGTTGTGTTTGGCAAACCAAACGGGTGTAAACTTACAGGAAGCTTTCGATAAAAAAATGCATCTAAAAACCAACCGCGATCACGACCGTCATCACAACAACCAAAAGTTAAAATAA
- the gldA gene encoding gliding motility-associated ABC transporter ATP-binding subunit GldA, with product MSIEVQNISKNYGTQKALDALSFTVNKGEIVGFLGPNGAGKSTLMKILTTYIDADNGTAVVNGFNVRTQQKEVQKSIGYLPEHNPLYLDLYVREYLAFNADVYKVDKKRIEEVIALTGLSPEAHKKIGQLSKGYRQRVGLATALLHDPEVLILDEPTTGLDPNQLTEIRELIKNIGKNKTVFLSTHIMQEVEAICDRVLIIKKGVLVADNKLQQIFTTDNDQVIEIEFDLKIEEEFIKRLPHLKSYKNIHDMQWELVFNADADMRAQLFDFAKELDVKILSMQLKNKNLETIFREKTM from the coding sequence ATGTCAATCGAAGTACAAAATATCTCTAAAAACTACGGAACGCAAAAGGCGTTGGATGCGCTTTCTTTTACAGTAAATAAAGGCGAAATTGTAGGTTTTTTAGGTCCAAACGGTGCCGGAAAATCTACTTTAATGAAAATTTTAACCACCTATATCGATGCCGATAACGGAACGGCTGTGGTAAACGGATTTAATGTGCGTACGCAACAAAAAGAGGTTCAAAAATCGATTGGTTATTTACCTGAACACAATCCGCTTTATTTAGATTTGTATGTGCGTGAATATTTGGCTTTTAATGCAGATGTTTACAAAGTGGATAAAAAACGTATTGAAGAAGTAATTGCGCTTACCGGACTATCGCCTGAAGCTCACAAAAAAATAGGACAATTATCAAAAGGATACCGCCAACGCGTGGGCTTGGCAACGGCTTTGCTACACGACCCTGAAGTGTTGATTTTAGATGAACCCACGACTGGATTGGATCCAAACCAATTGACAGAAATTCGTGAGTTGATTAAAAACATCGGCAAAAACAAAACGGTTTTTCTATCAACCCATATTATGCAGGAGGTGGAAGCGATTTGTGACCGTGTGCTTATTATTAAAAAAGGGGTGCTTGTGGCCGATAACAAACTGCAACAAATTTTTACCACAGATAATGATCAAGTAATTGAAATTGAATTCGATTTAAAGATTGAAGAGGAATTTATCAAACGTTTGCCTCATTTAAAGTCTTATAAAAATATTCACGATATGCAGTGGGAGCTAGTTTTTAATGCAGATGCAGACATGCGTGCACAATTATTTGATTTTGCTAAAGAGCTAGATGTGAAAATTTTGTCTATGCAGCTTAAAAATAAAAATCTGGAAACTATTTTTAGAGAAAAAACGATGTAA
- a CDS encoding chorismate mutase, whose product MTKVNEKALWFKELSGNNPLLIAGPCSAETPDQVLQIAHEIKNTATVFRAGIWKPRTRPGGFEGVGAIGLKWLQQVKAETGMLLATEVATAEHVELALTHGIDVLWIGARTTVNPFAVQEIADALQGTDKIVFIKNPVNPDLSLWIGGFERLHNAGIQKLGFIHRGFSSYEKVKYRNTPEWQIPIDLQIRFPEIPLINDPSHITGNRDLIEQVAQKALDLNFDGLMIETHCTPDLAWSDAAQQVTPAQLIAIVSNLVQRDLVNEEDSYVHEMQLFRTRIDEIDTQILRLLKDRMQIADEIGMLKKAKNVAVLQPERWQEVLIKMRREGKENKLGEAFITSLFKAIHDESITRQDHIINRK is encoded by the coding sequence ATGACAAAAGTGAACGAAAAAGCTTTGTGGTTTAAAGAATTATCGGGCAATAACCCTTTATTAATCGCAGGTCCATGCAGTGCAGAAACACCCGATCAGGTGCTTCAAATTGCGCATGAAATAAAAAACACCGCAACTGTTTTCCGTGCCGGTATCTGGAAACCGAGAACGCGTCCGGGCGGTTTTGAAGGGGTTGGTGCTATTGGTTTAAAATGGCTGCAGCAAGTAAAGGCAGAAACTGGAATGCTTTTGGCTACCGAAGTTGCCACTGCAGAGCATGTAGAATTGGCTTTAACACACGGTATCGATGTGCTGTGGATTGGTGCAAGAACCACTGTGAATCCTTTTGCGGTGCAAGAAATTGCCGATGCATTGCAGGGAACCGACAAAATCGTTTTTATAAAAAATCCGGTAAATCCCGATTTAAGCCTTTGGATTGGTGGTTTTGAGCGTTTACACAATGCCGGAATTCAAAAATTAGGGTTTATCCACCGCGGATTTTCAAGCTATGAAAAAGTAAAATACCGCAATACACCCGAATGGCAAATTCCTATTGATTTGCAGATTCGCTTTCCGGAAATTCCATTGATAAATGATCCATCACACATCACAGGAAATCGCGATTTGATTGAACAAGTGGCTCAAAAAGCCTTGGATTTGAATTTTGACGGATTGATGATTGAAACGCATTGCACACCCGATTTAGCATGGAGTGATGCCGCACAACAAGTAACACCGGCGCAATTAATTGCCATTGTTTCAAATTTAGTGCAGCGCGATTTAGTGAACGAAGAAGATTCGTATGTTCACGAAATGCAACTTTTTAGAACCCGAATCGATGAAATTGACACTCAAATTTTACGTTTATTAAAAGATCGCATGCAAATTGCCGATGAAATAGGAATGCTTAAAAAAGCCAAAAACGTAGCCGTTTTGCAACCAGAACGCTGGCAAGAAGTATTAATAAAAATGCGCCGCGAAGGCAAGGAAAATAAATTGGGCGAAGCATTCATCACCTCATTGTTCAAGGCGATACACGATGAAAGCATCACCAGACAAGACCATATAATCAATAGAAAATAG
- the dtd gene encoding D-aminoacyl-tRNA deacylase has protein sequence MRAVIQRVTQASVTINSEKVANIGLGLLVLVGIEDSDSAEDIDWLTAKIAQLRIFNDENEVMNQSVQDVKGDVIVVSQFTLHASTKKGNRPSYLKASKPAIAIPLYEAFVAAMEQSIGKKVQTGQFGADMKVSLINDGPVTIIIDTKNKE, from the coding sequence ATGAGGGCAGTAATTCAAAGAGTTACGCAAGCTTCGGTAACCATAAACAGCGAGAAAGTGGCCAATATTGGTTTGGGATTATTGGTTTTAGTAGGTATAGAAGACAGCGATTCTGCAGAAGATATTGATTGGTTGACTGCAAAAATTGCTCAACTACGCATTTTTAACGATGAAAATGAAGTGATGAATCAATCGGTTCAAGATGTAAAGGGCGATGTAATCGTTGTTAGTCAGTTTACCTTGCATGCATCCACCAAAAAAGGCAACCGACCTTCTTATCTAAAAGCATCAAAACCAGCTATTGCCATTCCGCTATATGAAGCTTTTGTAGCAGCCATGGAACAATCAATAGGAAAAAAAGTGCAAACCGGACAATTTGGAGCCGATATGAAAGTAAGCCTGATAAACGATGGTCCTGTTACCATAATTATAGATACAAAGAATAAAGAATAA
- the rsgA gene encoding ribosome small subunit-dependent GTPase A → MTGIVYKSTGSWYTVKADTNVFYECRIKGKFRMQGIKSTNPIAVGDKVDFELDNTADIVTGIITTIHERKNYLIRKSVNLSKQVHIIASNIDLLFILVTIDNPVTTTSFIDRLLVTAEAYDIEAVLVFNKVDTFSEETLNDQLYLQYIYESIGYRCLRVSAAEGKGLEKLKAEMTDKVSMFTGHSGVGKSTLVNALEPGLNLKTKEISEQHQQGQHTTTFAEMYDLSFNAKIIDTPGIRGFGIVDMEPQEVGDYFPEFFKLKDQCKFNNCLHREEPHCAVKDALDNDEISWSRYKSYIQILEGDEDNYRTDVYGNGKKTDE, encoded by the coding sequence ATGACCGGAATTGTTTATAAATCTACAGGCAGTTGGTACACCGTAAAAGCGGATACCAATGTTTTTTATGAATGTAGAATTAAAGGAAAATTTAGAATGCAAGGTATTAAAAGTACCAACCCAATTGCTGTTGGCGACAAGGTAGATTTTGAGTTAGACAATACCGCCGATATCGTTACAGGCATCATCACCACAATTCACGAGCGCAAAAACTACTTAATTCGCAAATCGGTAAACTTGTCTAAGCAGGTTCATATCATTGCATCAAACATAGATTTGCTTTTTATTTTGGTTACGATTGATAATCCCGTTACCACCACCAGTTTTATCGACCGTTTATTGGTAACAGCCGAAGCGTATGATATTGAAGCGGTTTTGGTCTTTAATAAAGTAGATACTTTTTCAGAAGAAACCCTGAATGATCAATTGTATTTGCAATATATATATGAAAGTATTGGCTATAGATGCTTGCGGGTTTCGGCTGCAGAGGGCAAAGGTTTAGAAAAGTTAAAGGCAGAAATGACTGATAAAGTTTCCATGTTTACAGGTCATTCGGGTGTTGGGAAATCTACATTGGTTAATGCGTTAGAGCCGGGTTTGAATTTAAAAACAAAAGAAATTTCCGAACAGCACCAACAAGGACAGCACACCACCACTTTTGCCGAAATGTATGATTTAAGTTTTAATGCAAAAATTATCGATACACCCGGAATTCGCGGTTTTGGAATCGTAGATATGGAACCACAAGAAGTGGGCGATTATTTTCCAGAGTTTTTTAAATTAAAAGATCAATGCAAGTTCAACAATTGTTTGCATAGAGAAGAACCACATTGTGCGGTGAAAGACGCATTAGATAACGATGAAATTTCATGGTCGCGTTATAAAAGCTACATCCAAATTTTAGAGGGCGATGAAGACAATTACCGAACCGATGTGTATGGAAACGGAAAAAAAACCGACGAATAA